Genomic DNA from Mauremys mutica isolate MM-2020 ecotype Southern chromosome 13, ASM2049712v1, whole genome shotgun sequence:
caggttagcaaatgtccaaagaagtgttgccctggcaccctcaattcagtcctcttgtgcatttgcaggatgatgcagactttgatgacatgatcccatagtatttttttcccacgggaccccttcctcattcagtgcacagggttttctgctctggggctgtgtattgaaggagtctgttgcctgtagggtccctgcctcatttcttgcagagttaacgttgcacaggcaattctcattctggtatttcctaacttgagagtgcttcactttgcagccttttagtcctctgtgcatttcctaatgtttatagcttgctttactgaggagaacagtctTTATGAaaaagggttggggtttttttttggtaatgtctCCAATATTTATCCGGTCAGTGTCAATAGTGTGCgctttacaagacagagaaagtaaggacACGCCCTGATACGAAGCCCCTCTGATCTAAGgaagactgacacatacaaagaaagcaggagatgtaagaactaggacgttctttctttcttttgatgaatAGTCATTTGTTTATTATGAATTATGATTATGATTAAAGAAAGGGTTGTGGATTGGGGAACTTGTGCGGTGAGGATGTTCTAtgcagaagtttccattgtttggcacatgcagctgatctgaagtgccacgcagtgctaggttttgggtagcaagccctctcacaatggcaaagagccttttcagaactctgatgcaatcttctcttcatgctgatcatctatggtggcctttaatctTAGGCTCCTCTCAaattctttccacctatggaatgctctctggtgatttgctgccctctcatggcatgccacatttctagccagatttttccagtcctttgttcctgtagaacacaATGTGGCTGAAACATtagactggaggagtttgcaacaaaaccagtatgcagcattctggggttttgagtacctaagccatggcctctccactttgtcaccattggggatttcacaccaggaatgtgttggatggaaacttctattttcattgtctttggggaacgtgAGATTTTTCacctgctgtggcccatgcagtacaaggaagtccttcaggcaattgctcaagtgggtccacagtcctggatcatctagatttaagNNNNNNNNNNNNNNNNNNNNNNNNNNNNNNNNNNNNNNNNNNNNNNNNNNNNNNNNNNNNNNNNNNNNNNNNNNNNNNNNNNNNNNNNNNNNNNNNNNNNcaagtgtagccaaagcctttgtCAGATCcacagacatctcaggtggtaaccATTGCTGTTTCTCATGACTTCGGCCTCACTTTTGACCTGCTTCCACCCCCGTTTTATAAGCTTTGTCCAAAAGCAGGAATCATTTTtggtctctctgggtccccacaccctccttctaaatggaaaagtactagATTTAAGATGAATTTTCATTATTCAAGTGACATGTCAACATGTCACttgtaagacccctagtctccatcCCCCATCGGGCTGGTCCACACGTACACAGGAAAGGCTTTTCAAGTAACCAAGGCCATTTACAACTGATGGTTTCTAGAGCACcccttaatggcctccacttaGATATGCTTTACCATCAGTGATACATGTTTATACCTTATTCTCCTAACTCAGATATAGAAATAAATACGTGCCAGAAACAAATAAgatgaacacacttagtagattacaaACTTTCTAAATGACGCCATACACAGGGTATTTAgtgtaaagcatattccagttatgtcatactTCCATAAGCATCACTattccataaagcatatggagtacGATGTCACAAGGATCGCCCTCTAGGATTCGGCCCTTGTGGGACCATGACTGGAGTTTTTGTCCACACTGAAATGTCCACTACCCTCTAGCAGGACTTTGGCAAAATTGGAAAGAAGCTACAAGCACAAGCTGGCAGCAGGAGAGAGTAAAAGGAGAGTGGTCTCCTGAGGATACAGGAGGTGAAGAAGGGACTAGTTGGCCCAACAAAACCCTCCCCTCTGTAGGAActctccatggggcaggggtttcTGGGAGCAAAGGGGGCTCCTCAACCCTCTTCCTGGCCAAAAGCAGGACAGGACCCGATGGCTGGCAAGCTGGAGTCAGAAATAGGTCTGGCTGAGACTGGTAATATGCAACCATTAAACAACTGAGACCCAGGGCTGTAATGGAGACCAGAAATGCCTTAGGGTGGGTTCTGGCTCTGGGGTGCCCACTCAGGTCAGGTTGGGAGGtccacaatggtccctcctgacTTTGAAATCTATGGGTCTGGGTATCTCAGTGCAGAGAAGCCCAAGGGTGGTTCATTACACCTGTTGAAGGGAGGGGGCCAGGGTTAACCACATACGCATGGAGCCAGCCAGAGCGGACACCAAGCAGGAAGGAAACCACCCACCCCTGATGTGGTCACAGTTGTGGCTGGAGGCGTCTCCAGTTGGCGTCTTCACCCCTGGGCCAATCTGGGTGGGAGATTCCGGCACCAGGGTACACCGGTCCCCTGtgatttggtagggccctgccctcccccatccccacaacTGGTCCCATATAagccccggggctcaggcagaggccTCCGTGCCCATTACCCTGATGGTCCTCTGACAAAGCAGCTCTTGTTCTTTGTCCTGCTTCCTGTGGCCTTTCGCCTTCCCCCTGGTCTCAGCTGGTAAGTtttcttttgggggtggggataaGGGCCCATGGGCAGCGGGAACCCTCATAACCATAATGGGGATCTGTGGTGGCCGCATTTAGGTTCTCCACCCTTGCTCCTGCTGGGCCAAGGCGCCTGTATCAAACCCTGTATCCTCTCCTGATACACACCTGTGGCTCTCAGAGCAGCCCAAGGGTTGAGATGGcgccatcccccacagctcctttGGGACTCCACTGGCCAGGGGGCCCCGGTGCTGGGATATTGTGTGGCCCAAGCGAAACTTCCCCACCTTGCCCCCTCGCCCCCGTAACATCAGTTCATTGAGCGGCAAACCCCAACCCAAGCCCCAACCCAGAATAACCCCAGCATCATAAAAAGCCAAATATCAAAACAATCAAAAGTATCTATTTGATTACATGTTTTAAATTAAGCTCTTACCATTTCTAACAACCCAAAAAAGAGCAAACCCCAATCAAATCccaaataaaaaggaaacaacaaaaaatcacacccaaaaaaacaacaaaaccccaaacaaaccccTAACAAACAAAGACCCCAACAATAACACACATAATTCCCACAATCCCAACAACAACATCAACAAAAAACACAACCAGATGCGAGCACTTTATAGACCCCAGAAGGCCACCATCCGCAGCGGCTGCTCACCCCAACCAGGTTTCCCCCCATCCCAATcacccccctgaactcccctgagGGTGCACAGGCCCCCCCGCGAGCCCTCCTCAATCCCGACCAAcccgctgccagcccccccaccctgagtccacctcactggctttgccgggcttgggccacTTGCTGCAGCTCGCAGGGAGGAACTGCCTTCTGGGGGGTCCTGaaggctcctgcagcagatggcATCGTGTAGCAGaggcccccatgcaccccccccctCGAACGCCAACgctcgggctctgcagctcctgggagtgtgagccgTCGCCGCAGCCACCTCCCAGAGCAGCGAGCAGGGCCCCGCGCCGCGGGCAAGCCGCTCAGATGCCCAGGAGCCGCAGAATCCTGAGCATGTGCGAGGGGGGAAGCTGGGGGCACATGAGGGCTCTCTTcctgcatgcatctgctgcaggctTGCAGGAGGCCCCCCTGGGGGGGCACCAGGGCCAAAGCCTCGCCCCCTAGCGTTACTGCCCGCCTTAACAGGGCTCTTGCCACTCCCTCGAGCGCGCCGCAACGGCTCCTCCATGGCTTGGGCTTCGCCGCCGACTGCCGCAAGCAGCGACattctggctctccggtgcctctggAAGGCGTCACCtccctgtcatagaatcatagaatacatagaatctcagggttggaagggaccttcagGAGtcaatctagtccaaccccctgctcaaagcaggaccaaaacccaactaaatcatcccagccagtacGGCTTTGTCCAagcatgaccttaaaaacctctaaggaaggagattccactcaCCTCCCCTAGGTAACCCCATTCCCAGTTCTTCCACCACCCCACTAGTGAAAAAGTCTTTtcgtaatgtccaacctaaacctaacCTCCCCCTCTTGCAACTAGAGACCATTAACTCCTTGTTTTCTGATCATCTTCTACCACCACCTTAGAACAGTCCTTGAtcgcatcctctttggaacccccgttcCGTATTGAAAGCAGCTAATCCAATTCCCCCCCCTCATGTCCTTCTCTTCTGCAACTAAACAATCCCATTCCCTCAGCCTCGTCACTcaataagtcatgtgctccagccacccctaatcatttttggttgccctccgctggactctctccaaattTTTAATCCACATCCCTTCTTgtaagtgtggggcccaaaactggacacagtaactTCTCCCAAATGAGACCTCATCcatgctgagtagaggggaacgatcacatcccattcgatctgctggaaatacccCTACTTAGTACACACGCCAAAAATGCCAttaccttcttggcaacaacggaacaagggcacactgcctGACTCATattccagcttttcgtccaccgtaacccctagtccttttctgcataactgctgcccagccatttcgGCGCGacccctagtctgtagcaggtGCATGGGATTTCCTTCCGTCTAAGTTGCaggaactctgcacttgtccttcggttgaacctcatcatatttcttttggcccaattcctctaatttgtctagtccctctgtatcctatccatccctaccctccagcatatcaactcacatcctcccagtttagtgtcatctgtaaacttgctaAGTGCAgtcacaccatcctccagatccgTTAAtgaaagatattgaataaaaaccAGCCCctagcactgacccttggggcactccacatGATAAccgggctgccaactagacatgggaACCCATTGATCCACTACCCGTTTGAGACCCCGACCCATCCTTAAGCCAGTtattctatccaccttaccatcccattcatccagcccatacttctttaacttgctggcgaAGAATAACTGTGGGCGACTGTAATCAAAAAGCTTGCTAAAgttccagaaatagcacatccactgctttccccctcATCCAGCAGAGCCAGTtattctcatcatagaaggcaattagggtTGAGTCAGTGCTATGACcgttgcccttggtgaatccgatGCTTAGACTGTTCCTGAGatctctttcccctcctttaagtggttcaggattgattccttgaggacctgttccatcaTTTTTccaggactgaggtgagactgacgactggcctgtagttccctgatcttcatcttcttcctcttcccttttttaaagatggcactacattagcttttttcccagtcgtccgggacctcccccgatccgcccaaaatgattttttcaaagataatgggccaatggctctgcaatctccaTCGGCccaattcctttagcaccctcggatgcagcacatccggccccatggacttgttctCATCCACTTTCCTAAATAGGTCCCGAACTACTATCTtgctccacagagagctggtccaACCTCCTCCGCCATAACCCgtctgcagagtgcagctgtctgggagctgaccttgtctgtgaagacaagaGGCAAAAAACGCttttgagtacactagctttcttccACATCCTCCgttcactaggttccctccctcattcagcaaggggccccacactttccttgactttcttacCTGTTGCtaaacatacctaaagaaaccttttcttgttactcctaacatctccggctagctgcaactacCAAGTGTGATttgccttcctaatttcacacctgcatgcctgagcaaatACTTTTAATACTTCCCTCCCCGtttatttgtccaatctttccacttcttgtaagccctgtttttttgtgtttaaaagacgagcaaggatttcactactgttaagccaaactggtcgcctgccataaTTTACTATTTTTCTTCCTACTACATCGTGATGGTTTGTTCCTAGGcaaacctcaataaggtttctttaaaattgtcctggttgatggagccattaagattccacaaccaccattaaagggcccacactttgcataattacaataggccttcagagttatatttcatatttctagtttcagctacaagaagtgatacatttatacaaataggatgaccgatacctcagtagattataagcgtTGTAATGATACCCTTACACGGAGATCTTTTGCCATGAAGGAATAGTCCAGTTccattatattcatactcattaccatatttttaaaaacGGACATAGACTGCACAATGTCACACACGTTACCACCCACCACCCAGACCATTCACTGTCACATcagccccccagcacagagccacgGGCAGGGAACTGAGCGAGGATGGGGGGCCAGAATGAGTATGAAACCCAGATGTGCCCATCCTGTGAGCCCAGCATCCCCAGAGCAGTCCTGGATCTTCGCTTAGACAACACATCCTCCTCATTAGGGTCTTCTGCATCCAGTGGTACATCATCCATCCAGGATGCAGGGACCCCAGGTGTCAGCATCCATCCCAGCTGTGCAGGATCCCTTGGCTGTCCACAtgccctgtcccttcccccccagcctgtGTGGTTGGCTGTGTTGGAAACTGAGACGCCTGAGCCCTGCAGTTTAGATGAGATGAGTGTGTGTGACCCTGAGGTTTTCCTGACCCCTTGATCACCACTCCAAAGCTGAGTCTATAAAGCCTTGAGGCCTGAGGCAGATTTACGGTCCCTGCACTGATGGTTCGAAACATGTGGGGTCCAGATCTTGGCTCCTGTCTTCCCCCATGGCTTTTCTCCTGCCTCACCTGGGCTtgggctgtgagtaagcggttgGGATTGCGTGCCAGCCCCAGGGAATTTGATGTGAATGAAGCGATCTCAGGAGATTGGTTTCAGTGTGGTAATCTAGGGGCCTGTGACAGACCTATACCCCTATGTTCATCCCCTTGTACAAGACTATGATACACTTTTACAGCAAGcaatgccttgtgaggtatcatctgaaaatcaTAATTTTCTGATCATTATTTTCCTGGTACAAAATAGTTTGTGGCAGGTACCCACAGTTTAGGGATTCTACCTTTATGATGTTACTTAAGCACATGTTCCAAATCAGGAGTGCAGTCACAAACCAGGTTTTTTCTAGAGATCCCCCAAAATCTCACTACCgacacctcagtccaagtgtcaATGTaatcaaatggaccatcacctACCCTAAGCTGGCCAATTCTTAGGCCATGTCCCACCCCATAACGCCTGGGTGAAAAACTTTACGATCTTGATGTATCCCCCAAACAGATTCAGGCACCCCCCGATAATGGTGCCCCTGCCCAgagactttctgtctcctgatCCCCACCGCATAGCTGGAGATAATTCTCGAAGAATAGAAAGAACAAGAAAAGGGGATTCGAATGCCCCACCAATgatctctccctttctctttaAAACCCACTGGAATTCACAACACCGAAGTACAAAGGAAGCAGCATTAGACTAGGAGAGGGATCCTGACTGAAGGAAATTCAGCCAATAAGTTTGCAGAAACATGTGCTGAGAGAAACCTCACAAGGCATTCTCTGTACAAAATGTATCACCGTCACTGTAAAGGGGTGAACACAATGGTGCAGACTGTCACAGGGGACCAGGGTGTGTTGTCTCACATGTCACCGATACTGATCAGTGTTAGCCACAGCCCAGGTAAGGAAGAGCTGGTGAAGGGCAAAAATAGTCCCTTGGAACAGTGACAGGAGCACCAAGCTGTCCTCAAGGGGAAAGAGCAGATGtcccattcccaccccctgaGCCGCTAGTGCCCTTCTAGGGGCTGCCTGGCCTAATCTGGGGCGACGTTTGCCCCCCAGAGCTGTTAGCTCAAGGCAGTGCAATTACTGACCCATTCCAGGTGTGTTTGGCACCAATTCTTCACCGAGCAAGATCAGAGCTTTAGATTTACCCTCTGGCCCCATAGGGTGTCCAGTCTGCAGGAGagcggagcagggggcagggttgcAGGCCCAGGGATCCCCCAGGAGATCATCACAGGGGGTGGGTTTTGGCTCTGGGGACTCCCCTTCAGAATTGGGAGCTCGGTCCCAGCCACACCCAGTGAAATGATGGGGCTTCTTTATATGAACCTGGTCTCTTCCCCAGGTGAGATCATCGGGGGTCGGGAAGCCAAGCCCCATTCCAGGCCCTACATGGCCTATTTGGATATACGACGTGGAGACAAAAGGTCTTACTGTGGAGGGTTCCTGGTGTCGGAGAACTTTGTGCTGACGGCCGCTCACTGCAATGGAGAGTAAGCGCCTCTGTGCTGGGGATGTCGGGGCAGGTCAGGCGTTAGCAGGTGATGGGGGAGCCGGGAGCTCTGGCACTTTCGTTAGTTGCAGGGAAGGAGCAATTAAATATGACAGCCTGGGAGAGCAGAGCCCAGGGGCATTAACATGTCTCTAGGGCAGAGAGGGCTaacttttggcctgagggcctcaTCAGGTTTCTGAAATTATATGGAGAGCTgattaggggaggctgtgcctccccaaacaaccaggcatggcccggccctgccctctATCTGTCCCCCTTGCTTCTCGccccccctgatggcccccctgggactcctgccccatccaaacccccattccctgccccatccacccccctactCTCtgacccctaactgccccccgctgccccatgcaACcgcctctctccttcctgactgcccctggggacccctgccccatccaaccaccccttctgcctcaccgcttccagaccctgcacccctattaccccatccaacccccctctccttgctgactgccccccggggacccctgtcccatctatcccctctgctccctgtcccctgaccaaccCCAGAACCCCAGTCCCTGACTGCccactgctgccccatccaacacccccctccttcctggctgccaccccgggacccctgccctcattcaaccctgctgttccctgccctctgactgccccggcctcatccacacccctgccccatccacccccacccccacttcctgtcccctgaccacccccggaacacccacccctggctgccccccgccgccccatccaacccctcctctccttcctggctgcccccctggggactcctgccccatcccttccccctgctccctgtcccctgaccgccccctgaactctcaaccctgactgccccctgccaccccatccaacccccaccccttcctgactgtcaccccgggacccctgctcccattcaacccccctgttccccgccatcttaccgccccaacccctatgcacacccctgccccctgaccacaccCCTCGGAACtaccctgccctctatccaacccccctggtccctgcccccttacgacattgcctggagcaccagtggctctAGCCCCGCCACGGCGCAGCACAGAGCTCCGGGGCAGGCAGCCgttgccacccggctggagccagccccaccactgcgcagcacagagcactggggtcaggccaggctctgcagctgccctgctgccgaaagctcgcagccccaccacccagagcattgcgccagtggaggaacagcgggggaggggttgggggctagcctccctggctaggagctcaggggcagggcaggaggggcccATGGgtcctgtgggccatagtttgcccacctctgctctaggggCCTTTACAAACCATCGTCCAGATCCAGCGCTGGGtaaaatcagtggagctacagtCAGTGACATGAACTGGTGTCTGGCCCGTTGCTCAGATCGAGGCAGGGAGAGACTTACAGCCCCAGGATGGGTCTGCAGGACTCTGATCTGGGGGCAGGCTGGGCATGGACCCCTGTCTGGATCTAGCCAGGGCGGGGTCACTGTGGTGAGGGTAGCTGAGAACCAGGGACCAGGAGGACAGCGGGGAGTGTAGGTGCTCAGGGAACAGCACAAGGGTTGGGGGAGACACCAGCTGGGACCCCAGCATCACTAGGAAGAGGCTTTGTGCTGCAATCTGAGTTGTGGGCAAGGTCCCTATGCCcacctgaggcagccagtccccaaCCCTGCATGCAGTGGTGTCAGTTTTTCACCTCAGCAGCAGAGTCCGAGATCTCAGCCTGAGAACCCAGGTTGCCATTTGCCCACAAGATCAGAATTTATGAGTCAGACCCACAGGTGCCCGTCCCCCACCTCATGTACGCTACTGCTCCTAATGCCCCATGTATTGCTCTTGGCTTTTACAGCAACATCACTGTATACCTGGGAGCCCATAACATTCAACAACAGGAACAGAGTCAACAGAAAATCTCCGTGCGCTGCCAAATCCCCCATCCGCAATACGAGAGAGAGACCCTTAACAATGACATCATGCTGCTGCAGGTATCATCCACTTCCCATCACCCcgcccccagtgacctcacactgctgcagaaACTACCCCCATCCGatcacccccaccctccctgacCCCATGTTATGGGTTTTGCTGAGGATGGGGATGTCTCCTTGTTCTTGAGCACAACTCTGACATTGATCTTCATTGTTCTTGTGTCTCAGCTGGCAGAGAGAGCGAAGCTGAAGAGAGAGGTGGGTACCATCGCCCTGCCCCGCGCCAATGAGATTGTAACGCCAGGGACTTGGTGCAGCGTCGCTGGCTGGGGCAGAACTAGCACAGAGAGTGAATCGACCTCAGCCACGCTCCGGGAGGTGTATGTGATGGTGATGCCGGATGCCAAGTGTCCGAAGGATCCTTATGGGCCATATAATAACTATAACCCCTCCACCATGATGTGTGTGGGGGACCCAGCACAGTGCAAAGACTCTTCAAAGGTAAATCTGCTCCTGGCTTCGAGCTCCCTTGATAATTGGCTATTATTAATGAGGCTGTTGATCTTGCAGTCAAGCCCACGAGTGGTGATCAGGGATCAGGCCCCACGGCACTAGGTGCTGTATTAATGAATGGGAAACTAACTGGTCTCTCGGCAGGAGGCAGAGACCAGGTGGACAGGAGAGTGGGTGGGGCGCTGAGAGCAGCTGGGCCATGGGGGGGCCAAGCAGAAACCGGGGGGACATCGAGGGTGACACTGAGTCCAGCTTCACTGGGGGTGTCACTGAGCTGTGCATCAGCAGGAAATGATTCACTGAGCTGTTCTCCATCTGTGGCTTGTTTCATTTCACAGGGCGACTCTGGAGGCCCCCTGGTGTGTGGGGAAACAGCCCAGGGCATCGTCTCCTGGGGGCCTTGCAGAACTCCTGGAGTGTACACAAGAGTCTCCACCTTCATCCCCTGGATACGGGCGACGATGAGGAAGTTGCAGCCCTGAGCCAAGCCAAGAATCGCTGCACAGGCTGGAGAAGCGCCGCTTCTGTCCTTTGGCTTGGCCCAGATGTAGGGCCTGCTTTGCAGAGGGGCTGATCCCCCACCAGgctgagccccagcccccactaaCTGCCCCAGCCATCGCGCCACTCAGGCAGTGCCCACCCCATGAGCATcaaggcagggagcccaggggatTTAGGAGCCAGGCTCAAGGCCAGCTCCTCTCGGCTCCCTGGAAAATCCCAACCCAGACCCTTAGGCTGCCTCTTCGCTAGGGAAACAGCTGGTTTATTTCCCCCGGGGTGATGGACATGGATCAAATCCTGGGGAAGACTCAGCAGTTTGTATCTCTCCCCTCGTGTCAGCTGGTCGAGTGACTGTTTATGGGAGATCCTCGTCGTTATCTGTCCTTCTAAACTGGTAGTGGGTACCTGTCCTGCTAAGTTGTGTTAAAACTGCAGCCTGCCCTGTCCT
This window encodes:
- the LOC123347903 gene encoding cathepsin G-like; translated protein: MVQTVTGDQGVLSHMSPILISVSHSPGEIIGGREAKPHSRPYMAYLDIRRGDKRSYCGGFLVSENFVLTAAHCNGDNITVYLGAHNIQQQEQSQQKISVRCQIPHPQYERETLNNDIMLLQLAERAKLKREVGTIALPRANEIVTPGTWCSVAGWGRTSTESESTSATLREVYVMVMPDAKCPKDPYGPYNNYNPSTMMCVGDPAQCKDSSKGDSGGPLVCGETAQGIVSWGPCRTPGVYTRVSTFIPWIRATMRKLQP